One stretch of Streptomyces zhihengii DNA includes these proteins:
- a CDS encoding radical SAM protein, with product MPATRHRDLAAAFAATGRNHPYLAFTLNSLCNLDCVFCKPRCMPDYGHKDRPLTASDYAAIAAEAGAWEIKKAHCSGGEPTLRVDILDVISGLAGGLGPGAAIGMTSHGNLRRGLSVEQLHRAGLTYLNLSLHSLDPTRSAEIMGGGDPRITRRTLDTALSLGMRIKINCVLQRTYLDDAFAVAELARDLPVAVRLIELQNIGPAQALFDTEFINEAEVRDRLHEWFSNAGEVRRDELGVRSPGQYLRPDGWAGSIGFISNSSCATCSDANRIKITPTGVARPCILHNRDIPLKPHLAESTLGDAFAHLFHAMLDRNTNDAWQGFHYVDYDLRWDRMERPEGTPVLPVLPLLTTDAARPACARASSGER from the coding sequence ATGCCCGCCACACGCCACCGCGACCTGGCCGCCGCCTTCGCCGCGACCGGCCGCAACCACCCCTACCTGGCCTTCACCCTGAACTCGCTCTGCAACCTGGACTGCGTGTTCTGCAAGCCCCGCTGCATGCCGGACTACGGGCACAAGGACCGTCCCCTGACCGCCTCCGATTACGCGGCCATCGCCGCCGAGGCCGGTGCCTGGGAGATCAAGAAGGCGCACTGCTCCGGCGGTGAGCCGACCCTCCGGGTGGACATCCTCGACGTGATCTCGGGCCTGGCGGGCGGTCTCGGGCCCGGCGCAGCGATCGGCATGACCAGCCACGGCAACCTGCGCCGTGGTCTGAGCGTCGAACAGCTCCACCGCGCCGGCCTGACGTACCTCAACCTCAGCCTCCACAGCCTCGACCCCACCCGGTCCGCCGAGATCATGGGCGGCGGCGACCCGCGCATCACCCGGCGCACCCTCGACACCGCCCTCTCCCTCGGCATGCGCATTAAGATCAACTGCGTTCTGCAGCGCACCTACCTGGATGACGCCTTCGCCGTGGCCGAACTCGCCCGCGACCTGCCCGTCGCCGTCCGCCTGATCGAGCTCCAGAACATCGGCCCCGCCCAAGCGCTTTTCGACACCGAGTTCATCAACGAGGCGGAGGTCCGAGACCGTCTCCACGAGTGGTTCTCCAACGCCGGCGAGGTCCGCAGGGACGAACTCGGGGTCCGCAGCCCCGGGCAGTACCTCCGCCCGGACGGCTGGGCGGGCTCGATCGGCTTCATCTCCAACTCCAGCTGCGCCACATGCTCCGATGCCAACCGCATCAAGATCACGCCCACGGGCGTGGCCCGCCCCTGCATCCTCCACAACCGCGACATTCCCCTGAAGCCCCACCTCGCTGAAAGCACCCTCGGCGACGCCTTCGCCCACCTCTTCCACGCCATGCTCGACCGCAACACCAACGACGCCTGGCAGGGCTTCCATTACGTCGACTACGACCTGCGCTGGGACCGGATGGAGCGCCCTGAGGGCACCCCCGTCCTGCCCGTGCTGCCTCTCCTCACCACGGACGCGGCCCGGCCCGCCTGCGCCCGCGCCTCCTCGGGGGAACGGTGA
- a CDS encoding HD domain-containing protein, whose translation MNPIDLDHVLTVLGAAAWSTDDQSRARVAGALALTVYDGHTRDQGTPYLEHPLAIITLLATEIRVSQVETLLLALLHDALEVAPESEALLVQHLGGPFADRLRAMTADHRLEQRPKAVSDETRWCFKQAALPPEDLLVRLADRLHNLRDLAASPNLDRRRRFLQSLQDFYLPLADAARGLSPHLEAMYTLLHAEYVRHHQEVRT comes from the coding sequence ATGAACCCCATCGATCTTGACCACGTCCTGACCGTGCTCGGCGCCGCCGCGTGGAGCACGGACGACCAGTCCCGCGCCCGCGTCGCCGGCGCCCTCGCCCTCACCGTCTACGACGGCCACACCCGCGACCAGGGCACGCCCTACCTGGAACACCCGCTCGCCATCATCACGCTGCTCGCCACGGAGATCAGGGTCAGCCAGGTCGAGACCCTTCTCCTCGCGCTCCTCCACGACGCCCTGGAGGTGGCCCCCGAATCGGAGGCGCTGCTCGTCCAGCATCTCGGCGGCCCGTTCGCCGACCGCCTGCGCGCGATGACGGCCGACCACCGCCTCGAACAGCGCCCCAAGGCCGTCAGCGATGAGACCCGCTGGTGCTTCAAGCAGGCCGCGCTCCCGCCCGAGGACCTCCTGGTCCGGCTCGCCGACCGCCTTCACAACCTGCGCGATCTCGCCGCCTCGCCCAACCTCGACCGACGCCGACGTTTCCTCCAGAGCCTGCAGGACTTCTATCTCCCGCTCGCCGACGCCGCCCGCGGCCTCAGCCCCCACCTGGAGGCCATGTACACGCTGCTCCACGCCGAGTACGTCCGACACCACCAGGAGGTACGTACGTGA
- a CDS encoding NUDIX hydrolase encodes MGRTEYYNDPDAPKANTLIPASNLLVVDDSGAILLQRRRDTGQWALPGGAQDIGETAAECAVRECLEETGIVAEITGFLGVYTNPNHIVAYTDGEIRQQYENTYIGRPVGGEPTINDEADSVRFVQPADLDQYDIHASMRQQIGDYLAGTYPYLG; translated from the coding sequence ATGGGCAGGACTGAGTACTACAACGATCCCGACGCTCCCAAAGCCAACACCCTCATCCCCGCCAGCAACCTGCTGGTCGTCGACGACAGCGGTGCCATCCTGCTCCAGCGCCGCCGTGACACGGGCCAGTGGGCGCTGCCCGGCGGCGCACAGGACATCGGCGAGACCGCCGCCGAGTGCGCGGTGCGCGAGTGCCTGGAGGAGACGGGGATCGTCGCCGAGATCACCGGCTTCCTCGGCGTCTACACCAACCCGAACCACATCGTGGCGTACACCGACGGCGAGATCCGCCAGCAGTACGAGAACACCTACATCGGCCGACCCGTCGGCGGCGAGCCCACGATCAACGACGAGGCCGACAGCGTGCGCTTCGTCCAGCCGGCCGACCTCGACCAGTACGACATCCACGCGAGCATGCGCCAGCAGATCGGCGACTACCTCGCCGGCACCTACCCCTACCTCGGCTGA
- the gltX gene encoding glutamate--tRNA ligase, translating into MFHVGGARSALYNWAVARQSGGTFVLRIEDTDTARNKPEWIDGIINALAAIGIHGEDAAFEGPYFQSHNADRHREAAQQLFAAGRAYYCDCTREQLKERTGSDHLGYDGFCRERGLAFEEGRALRFRTPDEGETVVVDLIRGEPAFPNSAIEDFVIARGDGSPVFLIANVVDDLDEGITQVIRGEEHLSNTPKQQLLWEALGAKPPVWAHLPVIVNEKRQKLSKRRDKVALEDYLAEGFLPEAMVNYLMLLGWGPGDDREIMPYEELEQLFRIEDVNTAPAFFDVKKLTAFNGDYIRALSPEQFANACAPWLVAPYAPWAPEAFDKDLFEVAAPLAQTRLALLSEITSYVDFLFLDEPVEDEASWNKAMKAGAGDILSDARAELATVPDWKADDLKSVLLAVGEKHGLKLGKAQAPIRVAVTGRTIGLPLFESMELLGRDRVLARLDAAAPRS; encoded by the coding sequence ATGTTCCATGTCGGTGGTGCACGGTCCGCTCTCTACAACTGGGCCGTGGCGCGACAGTCCGGCGGCACGTTCGTCCTGCGGATCGAAGACACCGACACGGCCCGGAACAAGCCGGAGTGGATCGACGGGATCATCAACGCGCTCGCGGCGATCGGCATCCACGGCGAGGACGCGGCCTTCGAGGGCCCGTACTTCCAGTCGCACAACGCCGACCGGCACCGCGAGGCGGCTCAGCAGCTCTTCGCGGCCGGCCGGGCGTACTACTGCGACTGCACCCGGGAGCAGCTGAAGGAGCGCACCGGATCGGACCACCTCGGATACGACGGGTTCTGCCGGGAGCGAGGGCTGGCCTTCGAGGAGGGCCGGGCGCTGCGGTTCCGGACGCCGGACGAGGGCGAGACCGTCGTGGTCGACCTGATCCGCGGGGAGCCGGCGTTCCCGAACAGCGCCATCGAGGACTTCGTGATCGCCCGCGGCGACGGGTCCCCGGTCTTCCTGATCGCGAACGTGGTCGACGACCTGGACGAGGGCATCACGCAGGTCATCCGTGGCGAGGAGCACCTGTCGAACACGCCGAAGCAGCAGCTGCTGTGGGAGGCGCTCGGCGCGAAGCCGCCGGTGTGGGCGCACCTGCCGGTGATCGTGAACGAGAAGCGGCAGAAGCTGTCCAAGCGCCGCGACAAGGTCGCCCTTGAGGACTACCTCGCCGAGGGCTTCCTCCCCGAGGCGATGGTGAACTACCTCATGCTCCTGGGCTGGGGTCCTGGCGACGACCGGGAGATCATGCCGTACGAGGAGCTGGAGCAGCTCTTCCGGATCGAGGACGTCAACACCGCGCCGGCGTTCTTCGACGTGAAGAAGCTGACGGCGTTCAACGGCGACTACATCCGCGCGCTCTCGCCGGAGCAGTTCGCCAACGCCTGCGCGCCGTGGCTCGTCGCCCCGTACGCACCGTGGGCGCCGGAGGCGTTCGACAAGGACCTCTTCGAGGTGGCGGCCCCGCTGGCCCAGACCCGACTGGCCCTGCTGTCGGAGATCACCAGCTACGTGGACTTCCTGTTCCTCGACGAGCCGGTCGAGGACGAGGCGTCGTGGAACAAGGCGATGAAGGCCGGCGCCGGCGACATCCTGTCCGACGCCCGTGCCGAGCTGGCCACCGTCCCGGACTGGAAGGCGGACGACCTGAAGTCCGTGCTTCTCGCCGTGGGCGAGAAGCACGGACTCAAGCTGGGCAAGGCCCAGGCGCCCATCCGGGTCGCGGTCACCGGCCGCACGATCGGACTCCCGCTGTTCGAGTCGATGGAGCTGCTCGGCCGGGACCGCGTACTGGCCCGTCTGGACGCGGCGGCGCCAAGAAGCTAG
- a CDS encoding glycosyltransferase, with translation MKRVVYSMEPVGRTGGRVYLRMLHEATADDVEWRTVPDHKRTYRVRRWRKLRHLARLAPAIRALDSTTGTFMWDDLSLLLFTPEMRARTVFLLHHYEPLQHDSAPAEAMLWEHLFRVLPQCAAVVCVAPYWAGFLQARGVRNVRVIYNSFDMTEVERARGFDRTECRAEFGLSPDVIGVYAGKAVHWKGTEEVSAALAGAAGLRVITSGSNTIGFDGAHYDVERERYLRLLCACDVGVFLPQMREGWSRCAAEALLLGLPCLIRPVAGLGDLAALTGQPAPDLGRLPAQVRERAAARQTETKAAYEALARFDLNYFGNAWGDLLAKVA, from the coding sequence GTGAAGCGGGTCGTCTACTCAATGGAGCCGGTCGGCCGGACCGGCGGCCGGGTCTACCTGCGGATGCTCCATGAGGCGACGGCTGACGACGTGGAATGGCGCACGGTCCCGGACCACAAGCGCACCTACCGCGTCCGCCGCTGGCGCAAGCTCCGCCATCTCGCCCGCCTGGCCCCGGCCATCCGGGCGCTCGACAGCACCACCGGCACCTTCATGTGGGACGACCTGAGCCTATTGCTCTTCACGCCGGAGATGCGGGCCCGCACGGTATTTCTCCTGCACCACTACGAGCCGCTGCAGCACGACTCCGCCCCGGCCGAGGCCATGCTCTGGGAGCACCTGTTCCGCGTACTGCCCCAGTGCGCCGCCGTGGTCTGCGTCGCCCCCTACTGGGCCGGCTTCCTCCAGGCCCGAGGCGTCCGCAACGTCCGGGTGATCTACAACTCCTTCGACATGACGGAGGTCGAGCGGGCCCGCGGCTTCGACCGGACCGAGTGCCGCGCAGAGTTCGGTCTGTCGCCGGATGTGATCGGGGTGTACGCGGGCAAGGCGGTGCATTGGAAGGGCACCGAAGAGGTCTCGGCGGCCCTGGCCGGCGCGGCCGGGCTGCGGGTGATCACCAGCGGTAGCAACACCATCGGCTTCGATGGTGCCCACTACGACGTGGAGCGCGAGCGGTACTTGCGGCTGCTGTGCGCGTGCGACGTCGGCGTCTTCCTCCCCCAGATGCGGGAAGGCTGGAGCCGCTGCGCGGCCGAGGCGCTGCTGCTCGGCCTGCCCTGTCTGATCCGCCCGGTGGCCGGCCTGGGCGACCTCGCCGCGCTGACCGGCCAGCCAGCCCCGGACCTCGGCCGACTGCCTGCGCAGGTCCGGGAACGCGCGGCCGCGCGTCAGACGGAGACCAAGGCCGCGTACGAGGCCCTGGCCCGGTTCGATCTGAACTACTTCGGCAACGCCTGGGGCGACCTTCTCGCGAAGGTCGCCTGA
- a CDS encoding radical SAM protein — protein sequence MPARAPLPRILKTAKIKITTKCNRSCDFCIFADGAQGENMSQELFSTILARLETIPFQQLHINGGEPTVHRDFPTLSDAARTRLPDKVMVLGTNAITLARNKRIMEVTLRSYDQILIGCDDEHENYDEVHAVVPRLREAGKTVVINSVLEGISSTRLTQLARLCDTYGAIHVTNHVHHVDVGQPANELRGICDRYLDQHLMIEMDGSCYRCFNAMAKDDSEFSIWDEDFTAKVFASRGHHFRFCLRCHEYTDSGAALLPTSALAV from the coding sequence ATGCCTGCGCGTGCACCCCTGCCCCGCATCCTGAAGACGGCCAAGATCAAGATCACGACGAAGTGCAACCGGTCCTGCGACTTCTGCATCTTCGCCGACGGCGCCCAGGGCGAGAACATGTCCCAGGAACTGTTCTCCACCATCCTGGCCAGGCTGGAGACCATCCCGTTCCAACAGCTACACATCAACGGCGGCGAGCCCACCGTGCACCGGGACTTCCCCACCCTCAGCGACGCGGCCCGCACCCGCCTGCCGGACAAGGTCATGGTCCTGGGCACGAACGCCATCACCCTGGCCCGCAACAAGCGGATCATGGAGGTCACCCTCCGCTCGTACGACCAGATCCTCATCGGCTGCGACGACGAGCACGAGAACTACGACGAGGTCCACGCCGTCGTGCCCCGCCTCCGCGAGGCAGGCAAGACCGTGGTCATCAACAGCGTCCTGGAAGGCATCAGTTCCACCCGCCTCACCCAGCTCGCGAGGCTGTGTGACACGTACGGCGCCATCCACGTCACCAACCACGTGCACCACGTCGACGTCGGCCAGCCCGCCAACGAGCTACGCGGCATCTGCGACCGCTACCTCGACCAGCACCTGATGATCGAGATGGACGGCTCCTGCTACCGCTGCTTCAACGCCATGGCGAAGGACGACAGCGAATTCAGCATCTGGGACGAAGACTTCACAGCCAAGGTGTTCGCGTCCCGAGGCCACCACTTCCGGTTCTGCCTGCGCTGCCACGAGTACACCGACTCCGGCGCCGCCCTCCTCCCCACCTCGGCCCTCGCCGTCTGA
- a CDS encoding D-2-hydroxyacid dehydrogenase, with amino-acid sequence MNRPVVLISLESPHSFWRLSAEHERALSAAFPGVEFRTATEEAVPHQLAEAHVYFGWTFKPSWLFGAPHLRWIASPAAGTDHLPVAEAHSVGVALTRSYGFHGRPMTEHAMGMVLGFSRGLFMSQLAQRNRTWWKDDLAEEFFDLAGATMTIVGCGSIGGHLACAARSFGMDVIGVRRTPPVAAEGGIAWMHTSAVHQAVAVADVVVDLLPATRATDRFFDHDLFTAFKPRSLFLNLGRAATVDQAALLAALNAGHLRGAALDVFDPKPLPARHPLRLHPRVVLTPKSSTLSRTYMNEAVAFFADNLRRYLTDQPLNGLAEVPAARFPLVGG; translated from the coding sequence ATGAACCGGCCGGTGGTGTTGATCAGTCTGGAGTCCCCACACTCTTTCTGGCGTTTGTCCGCCGAGCACGAGCGCGCGCTGTCGGCCGCCTTCCCTGGTGTCGAGTTCCGTACGGCGACCGAGGAGGCCGTGCCGCACCAGCTGGCCGAGGCGCATGTCTACTTCGGCTGGACGTTCAAGCCGTCGTGGCTGTTCGGCGCGCCGCATCTGAGGTGGATCGCCTCCCCGGCGGCCGGCACCGACCATCTGCCCGTCGCCGAGGCCCACTCTGTCGGGGTGGCTCTGACCCGCTCGTACGGGTTCCACGGCAGACCCATGACCGAGCACGCCATGGGGATGGTCCTGGGCTTCTCACGCGGGCTGTTCATGAGCCAGCTCGCCCAGCGGAACCGGACCTGGTGGAAGGACGACCTGGCCGAGGAGTTCTTCGACCTGGCGGGGGCGACGATGACCATCGTCGGGTGCGGCAGTATCGGCGGACACCTCGCGTGTGCGGCCCGCTCCTTCGGGATGGACGTCATCGGCGTACGGCGGACGCCGCCGGTGGCTGCCGAGGGCGGGATCGCGTGGATGCACACGTCGGCGGTGCACCAGGCGGTCGCCGTCGCCGACGTGGTGGTCGATCTGCTGCCCGCCACTCGGGCCACGGACCGCTTCTTCGACCACGACCTCTTCACGGCGTTCAAGCCCAGGTCGCTCTTCCTCAACCTCGGCCGCGCGGCGACCGTCGACCAAGCGGCCCTCCTGGCCGCCCTCAACGCCGGCCACCTTCGCGGCGCTGCCCTGGATGTCTTCGATCCGAAGCCGCTTCCCGCCCGCCATCCGCTGCGGCTGCACCCCCGGGTCGTCCTCACGCCGAAGAGCTCCACGCTCAGCCGCACTTACATGAACGAGGCGGTCGCGTTCTTCGCCGACAACCTGCGTCGCTACCTCACCGACCAGCCGCTCAACGGCTTGGCCGAGGTGCCCGCTGCCCGCTTTCCCCTCGTAGGAGGCTGA
- a CDS encoding carbamoyltransferase C-terminal domain-containing protein, with translation MPAVLGLNFHHDTSAALVVDGRLYAVEEERWSGVKHNHPIRKGTLAAPTRALQWCLEAAGLEPQDIDAVWAASMRPSPAAGWWLAEERDELAALLPAPLGEHLRLLSHHTAHVLSGYLLSGHDHAAGLVIDAGGSSLGSDFGPGRERITGYDLRPDRIDRLHQGMPTVVPSPAGPRRVHSSLGHFYRNLARRVIPPGDEPEGSMMALSAFGDPQRYGAQIRELIRLGDDGEVRIDRPWGSADSSTPLLLGGRAWTADNVAERPEHERADLAAAVQEVFAESVVHIARHLQRLTRASTLVFSGGCALNSHLNGQLAADSGFDTLFVAPAPHDAGTAVGAALYGWHYQLGQERLPVPTDAAWGPRPGALPTTAVPAGYRALTDLGPGMAPTVATLLADHHIVGWVQGQLEFGPRALGHRSILAHPGHAATRDRLNAIKKRATYRPFAPAVLAEHATEWFTSTGDPFMNRVARVRRCRADRIAAVNHHDGTARVQSVAADHQGLHELLKQFHGRTGLPVLLNTSFNRKGTPILRTAEQAVAAAADLSLDALAVSDTLLLADRVPDPRATALRTR, from the coding sequence ATGCCCGCAGTCCTCGGACTGAACTTCCACCACGACACCAGCGCCGCCTTGGTCGTCGACGGCCGCCTCTACGCGGTCGAGGAGGAGCGCTGGAGCGGCGTCAAGCACAACCACCCCATCCGCAAGGGCACGCTCGCCGCCCCGACCCGCGCGCTCCAGTGGTGCCTGGAGGCCGCCGGCCTCGAACCGCAGGACATCGACGCCGTCTGGGCCGCCTCCATGCGTCCCAGCCCCGCCGCTGGCTGGTGGCTGGCCGAGGAGCGCGACGAGCTCGCCGCCCTGCTGCCCGCGCCGCTCGGTGAACACCTCCGTCTCCTCTCCCACCACACGGCACATGTGCTCTCCGGCTATCTGCTCTCCGGCCACGACCACGCGGCGGGCCTCGTCATCGACGCCGGCGGTTCCTCCCTCGGCTCCGACTTCGGCCCGGGCCGCGAGCGCATCACCGGGTACGACCTGCGACCCGATCGCATCGACCGCCTCCACCAGGGCATGCCGACCGTCGTGCCCAGCCCGGCAGGCCCCCGGCGCGTCCACTCCTCCCTCGGGCACTTCTACCGGAACCTCGCGCGGCGGGTGATCCCGCCCGGCGACGAGCCCGAGGGCAGCATGATGGCGCTCTCGGCCTTCGGCGATCCCCAGCGCTACGGAGCGCAGATCCGCGAGCTGATTCGGCTCGGTGACGACGGTGAGGTCCGCATCGATCGCCCCTGGGGCTCGGCGGACAGCAGCACACCGCTGCTGCTCGGTGGCCGGGCCTGGACCGCCGACAACGTCGCGGAGCGGCCGGAACACGAGCGGGCCGACCTGGCCGCCGCTGTCCAGGAGGTCTTTGCCGAGTCCGTCGTCCACATCGCCCGCCACTTGCAACGGCTCACCAGGGCCTCGACGTTGGTGTTCTCGGGTGGGTGCGCCCTGAACTCCCACCTCAACGGCCAGCTGGCAGCCGACAGCGGCTTCGACACCCTTTTCGTGGCACCAGCCCCGCACGACGCGGGCACCGCCGTGGGCGCCGCGCTCTACGGCTGGCACTACCAGCTCGGCCAGGAGCGGCTCCCCGTGCCGACCGACGCCGCATGGGGCCCGCGCCCGGGCGCTCTGCCGACCACTGCAGTGCCGGCCGGGTACCGCGCACTGACCGATCTCGGACCGGGGATGGCGCCCACGGTGGCCACGCTCCTCGCGGATCACCACATCGTCGGCTGGGTGCAGGGACAGCTCGAATTCGGGCCGCGAGCCCTCGGCCATCGCTCGATCCTCGCCCACCCCGGCCACGCCGCCACGCGCGACCGGCTCAACGCGATCAAGAAGCGAGCCACGTACCGCCCCTTCGCCCCGGCCGTCCTCGCCGAGCACGCCACGGAGTGGTTCACGTCGACGGGCGACCCCTTCATGAACCGCGTTGCCCGCGTCCGCCGATGCCGAGCGGACCGCATCGCTGCGGTCAACCATCACGATGGCACCGCCCGCGTGCAGTCCGTCGCCGCCGACCACCAGGGCCTGCACGAACTCCTGAAGCAGTTCCACGGGCGCACTGGACTGCCGGTGCTGCTGAACACTTCCTTCAACCGCAAGGGCACGCCGATCCTGCGGACCGCCGAGCAGGCCGTGGCAGCGGCGGCGGATCTGAGCCTCGACGCCTTGGCGGTCAGCGACACCCTGCTGCTCGCCGACCGCGTGCCGGACCCCCGTGCCACGGCCCTTCGTACGAGGTGA